One Bacteroidota bacterium genomic region harbors:
- a CDS encoding methionyl-tRNA formyltransferase codes for MKIIFFGTPDFAVASLQKIMEAGFEVAAVVTAPDKQAGRGLKLQQSAVKQFAVEHHLPVLQPEKLKNPDFIEELRAYNADLFVIIAFRMLPEAVWNMPPLGSINLHGSLLPQYRGAAPINWAVINGEKETGVTTFFLKHQIDTGSIILRDKIEITETDTAGTVHDKLMVVGAELMVRTLTAIGSNSYVLEEQDLSVETKHAPKIFKDDCLIDFSKTTEAVYNFIRGLSPYPTAWTKLGTQTLKVFWADKETGESTATSGTLLSDNKKYIKVACADGWLSLKDIQLEGKKRMGVEEFLRGFDISTITKLG; via the coding sequence TTGAAGATTATATTTTTCGGAACTCCTGATTTTGCGGTTGCATCGTTGCAAAAAATCATGGAAGCGGGGTTTGAAGTAGCGGCAGTGGTGACTGCTCCGGATAAACAAGCCGGACGGGGATTAAAGTTGCAGCAATCGGCTGTGAAACAATTTGCAGTAGAACATCACTTACCCGTATTACAGCCGGAGAAGCTTAAAAACCCTGATTTTATTGAAGAACTACGGGCTTATAATGCCGATTTATTTGTAATAATTGCCTTTAGGATGTTACCCGAAGCCGTTTGGAACATGCCTCCCTTGGGTTCTATCAACCTACACGGTTCGTTATTACCCCAATACCGCGGTGCCGCTCCGATAAACTGGGCGGTAATTAATGGCGAAAAAGAAACGGGAGTAACTACCTTTTTCTTAAAACATCAAATTGATACCGGCAGTATTATTTTACGCGACAAAATTGAAATTACAGAAACCGACACTGCGGGCACTGTGCATGATAAATTAATGGTAGTTGGGGCGGAATTGATGGTGCGTACTTTAACCGCTATTGGAAGCAACAGCTATGTATTGGAAGAACAAGACTTGAGCGTTGAAACCAAACACGCCCCTAAAATTTTTAAAGACGATTGCTTGATTGATTTTTCAAAAACCACCGAGGCGGTTTATAACTTCATACGTGGCTTATCACCCTACCCTACTGCGTGGACAAAACTAGGCACACAAACCTTAAAAGTATTTTGGGCAGATAAAGAAACTGGCGAATCGACCGCAACAAGCGGCACCCTTCTTTCTGACAACAAGAAGTATATAAAAGTAGCCTGTGCCGATGGCTGGCTGAGTTTAAAAGACATCCAACTGGAAGGTAAGAAAAGAATGGGGGTTGAAGAGTTCTTACGGGGTTTTGATATATCGACTATTACCAAATTGGGGTGA
- a CDS encoding T9SS type A sorting domain-containing protein produces the protein MRKFLLLSYAILCISFLKAAPGDTIKVKSHDKVHMNWYGNFDRKAKFPDASKTFNRILMHYTLGCPTGGCSEWDYTTQVQLRHRTGKMDSTLKQTPNFKVGGVAKDSLRYSTTVTYKYTFNAVTKTTDSTANDTLKIDIYGDSLTPLTITQSIFGWAGDYYKPVFDTTGAKIDSVYVGYDALLKRKNYNYYEVFEVIDNFELGRVITPYNGGVPTTWQYTYTFDVTDYASLLKDSVEIRAHYSGYQDGFTITLDFEFVEGTPARECYKVIPLWNGSSAYGANPSIENFLVARNVAIDAQMKQAVVRIIQTGHGFGGADNCAEFCQKEHYLKVGGQTRFQKVIWRDNCGKNPIYPQGGTWVYDRSNWCPGAEVWPYDYDVTPYITANSNATIDLDMESYTNQGNSNQSYIISGALFLYKENNFDTDASLEEVMAPNNTLRYARINPVCDYPLVKVKNNGGDTIKNIEFSFGPKGGTRNTYVWNGSLAPHQTAEIKMGTNINYTVSTPTTDFEMVIAKVNGKVDEVTFNNQRNTKFANTPVYPNQIIVWLRTNNRGNESSYTIKDHYGNTVYSKSGLANATLYQDTLNLVNGCYTFEMLDAGGDGLGFWANPNAGTGQLFIRRASNGQVVKNFGTDWGSSIIQNFTTGYTLGVEETASNPAVTVFPNPNTGEFWLDINLPSADNATVNVFDYNGRMVYNRQLSATEFVAHKVSLQGMADGVYMVQVQSNSGVFTQKLIKTGN, from the coding sequence ATGCGTAAGTTTTTATTACTCAGCTATGCTATCCTTTGCATTTCGTTTCTTAAAGCCGCACCCGGCGATACTATTAAAGTAAAAAGCCACGATAAAGTGCACATGAATTGGTACGGTAATTTCGACCGTAAGGCAAAATTCCCGGATGCTTCTAAAACATTTAACCGCATTTTGATGCACTACACGTTGGGTTGCCCAACGGGTGGTTGCAGCGAGTGGGATTACACTACCCAAGTACAATTAAGGCACCGCACCGGCAAAATGGACAGTACCCTTAAACAAACCCCTAATTTTAAGGTGGGCGGTGTTGCTAAAGATTCGTTAAGGTATAGCACAACGGTTACTTATAAATACACCTTCAATGCAGTTACTAAAACTACCGACAGTACTGCGAATGATACTCTTAAGATTGATATTTATGGCGATTCATTAACTCCGTTAACCATTACCCAAAGTATTTTCGGGTGGGCGGGGGATTATTACAAGCCTGTTTTTGACACTACTGGAGCCAAAATTGACTCGGTGTATGTTGGGTACGATGCACTGTTAAAGCGCAAAAACTATAACTACTACGAGGTGTTTGAAGTGATTGATAACTTTGAGTTAGGTCGCGTTATTACACCATACAACGGGGGCGTGCCTACTACATGGCAATACACTTATACGTTTGATGTAACCGACTACGCCAGCTTATTGAAGGACAGCGTTGAAATACGTGCCCACTACAGCGGTTATCAGGACGGGTTTACGATTACCCTTGATTTTGAATTTGTGGAAGGTACACCTGCTCGTGAGTGCTATAAAGTGATTCCGTTGTGGAACGGCTCATCTGCATACGGTGCTAACCCATCTATTGAGAACTTTTTAGTGGCTCGCAACGTGGCTATTGATGCTCAAATGAAACAAGCGGTTGTTCGCATTATACAAACCGGACATGGTTTTGGCGGCGCGGATAACTGTGCGGAGTTTTGCCAAAAAGAACACTATTTGAAAGTAGGCGGACAAACCCGCTTCCAAAAAGTGATTTGGCGCGACAACTGCGGTAAAAACCCTATTTATCCGCAAGGAGGTACTTGGGTGTACGACCGTAGCAACTGGTGCCCCGGTGCTGAAGTATGGCCTTATGATTACGACGTAACTCCATACATTACTGCCAACAGTAATGCTACTATTGATTTGGATATGGAAAGCTATACCAATCAAGGGAACAGCAATCAATCGTACATTATATCGGGAGCATTGTTTTTGTACAAAGAGAATAACTTTGACACCGATGCTTCGCTTGAAGAAGTGATGGCACCCAATAATACGTTGCGCTATGCCCGTATCAACCCCGTGTGCGATTATCCGTTAGTAAAAGTTAAAAACAACGGCGGTGATACCATTAAAAATATCGAGTTCTCCTTCGGCCCTAAGGGCGGTACGCGCAATACCTACGTTTGGAACGGTAGCCTGGCTCCGCACCAAACAGCCGAGATTAAAATGGGCACTAACATTAACTATACAGTAAGTACTCCTACTACTGATTTTGAAATGGTGATTGCCAAAGTAAACGGCAAAGTGGATGAAGTAACGTTTAACAACCAACGTAATACCAAGTTTGCAAACACCCCTGTGTACCCTAACCAAATTATTGTGTGGTTGCGTACCAACAACCGCGGTAATGAAAGCAGCTATACTATTAAAGACCACTACGGAAACACAGTGTACTCAAAATCAGGATTGGCAAACGCCACTTTGTATCAAGATACCTTGAACCTTGTGAACGGCTGCTATACGTTTGAAATGCTGGATGCAGGCGGTGATGGTTTGGGCTTTTGGGCTAATCCCAATGCAGGTACCGGACAGTTGTTTATCAGGAGGGCCAGCAACGGACAAGTCGTTAAAAACTTTGGTACCGATTGGGGCTCATCAATCATACAAAACTTTACTACCGGATATACATTGGGCGTTGAAGAAACTGCTAGCAACCCTGCGGTTACAGTATTCCCCAACCCCAATACAGGGGAGTTTTGGTTGGATATTAACTTACCGAGCGCAGACAATGCTACCGTTAACGTTTTTGACTATAACGGCAGAATGGTGTATAACCGTCAACTTTCGGCTACTGAGTTTGTAGCCCACAAAGTAAGCTTGCAAGGCATGGCCGATGGTGTGTACATGGTGCAAGTACAAAGCAATAGCGGGGTATTTACCCAAAAACTGATTAAAACAGGTAACTAA
- a CDS encoding CPBP family intramembrane metalloprotease, producing the protein MKKIWKYLQSYFKEEVKPAYFICVALLVAVGVYVEYTYDIEKNYVHIYYGNSPKYVLASAIMYGIPFVGSYLLYIVFYKRYDLLKNRGFLGLLFFALIVYSFRSGWFGYRIWVQNYTSPENFYYAQRTFNQIAQGLLIFIPVLFYWWFVNRKEMTLYGFKIKGVDLKPYLWMLLFMIPLITWASFQNDFLDMYPVYQRIIPEGFSTTMGVLKVFLFETCYGFDFVMTEFFFRGFLILAFAKYVGRGCVLPMVAFYVFIHFGKPLGETLSSFGGGLILGVIAYETKSIVGGIIAHLGVAWMMETGGTFGRELNLGE; encoded by the coding sequence ATGAAGAAGATATGGAAATATTTACAAAGTTACTTTAAAGAGGAGGTAAAACCTGCTTATTTTATCTGTGTAGCTTTATTGGTGGCCGTAGGGGTATATGTTGAATATACCTATGATATCGAGAAAAACTACGTGCATATTTATTACGGAAACTCCCCCAAATATGTGTTGGCAAGCGCCATTATGTACGGCATTCCGTTTGTGGGTAGCTACCTATTATACATTGTTTTTTATAAACGGTACGATTTGCTTAAAAACCGTGGCTTTTTAGGGCTGCTGTTTTTTGCATTGATTGTGTATAGTTTCCGCAGCGGATGGTTTGGCTACCGCATTTGGGTGCAGAATTATACCTCGCCCGAAAATTTTTACTACGCTCAACGCACCTTTAACCAAATTGCCCAAGGTCTGCTAATTTTTATACCTGTGCTGTTTTATTGGTGGTTTGTAAACCGAAAGGAAATGACATTGTACGGTTTCAAAATTAAAGGGGTGGATTTGAAGCCCTACCTGTGGATGCTGCTTTTTATGATACCGTTGATTACCTGGGCCAGCTTCCAGAACGATTTCCTGGATATGTACCCCGTGTACCAACGTATCATTCCCGAAGGGTTTAGCACTACGATGGGTGTTTTAAAGGTGTTTTTGTTTGAAACCTGCTACGGGTTTGATTTTGTAATGACTGAGTTCTTTTTCCGCGGCTTTTTGATACTTGCTTTTGCTAAATATGTAGGACGGGGTTGTGTACTGCCAATGGTAGCCTTTTATGTATTTATACACTTTGGCAAACCGTTGGGTGAAACCCTTAGTTCTTTTGGCGGAGGATTAATTTTAGGGGTTATCGCCTACGAAACTAAAAGTATTGTGGGAGGTATCATTGCTCACTTAGGCGTGGCTTGGATGATGGAAACGGGCGGCACCTTCGGGCGGGAGTTGAATTTGGGGGAGTGA
- a CDS encoding DUF4738 domain-containing protein yields the protein MQRNTYLYISLMLLALAACKNNTQTTQTADTASNDSASSAPAIVQHNFPEAPVRDSRDTSFKLNGKLYSVRLQKNTIDTSMVVFPGNAMGKKIMDVYYDFEYFLTPKGPDYKGKEIKVTKHNFKDEFNDDFFNRSILYDMKFEGYNEINKEYEFTFMINKPDTESTFKIYFFINNNGETHYEVEDIEA from the coding sequence ATGCAACGTAATACTTATTTGTACATTAGTTTAATGCTGTTGGCTTTGGCTGCTTGTAAAAACAATACACAAACCACCCAAACGGCCGACACCGCCTCTAATGATTCTGCTTCTTCTGCACCGGCAATAGTGCAACACAATTTTCCCGAAGCTCCTGTGAGGGACAGCCGCGACACTTCTTTTAAACTAAACGGTAAACTCTATAGTGTGAGGCTTCAGAAGAACACTATTGATACCAGCATGGTGGTGTTTCCGGGCAATGCAATGGGCAAAAAGATTATGGATGTGTATTATGACTTTGAATACTTTTTAACCCCTAAAGGCCCTGACTACAAGGGCAAGGAAATAAAAGTAACCAAACACAATTTTAAGGACGAGTTTAACGACGATTTTTTTAATCGTTCGATATTATACGATATGAAGTTTGAAGGGTATAATGAGATAAACAAAGAGTATGAGTTTACCTTTATGATCAACAAACCCGATACTGAAAGTACCTTTAAAATCTATTTCTTTATTAATAATAATGGAGAAACCCACTACGAGGTTGAGGATATAGAAGCCTAA
- a CDS encoding MmcQ/YjbR family DNA-binding protein, with protein sequence MVTPEELRQWSLALPDAVELPHFEKASFRVNKKIFATLDIANNRACLMLSPEDQSVFTVYDKAVIYPVPNKWGLAGATFVELSTVPPDLLKDALTVAYEGKALKPKRAK encoded by the coding sequence ATGGTAACCCCTGAAGAACTGAGACAATGGTCGTTAGCACTGCCTGATGCAGTTGAACTTCCCCATTTTGAAAAAGCATCGTTTAGGGTAAATAAAAAAATATTTGCCACGTTAGATATCGCAAACAACCGTGCTTGCCTGATGCTTTCACCCGAAGATCAATCGGTGTTTACCGTTTACGATAAAGCAGTTATTTATCCTGTTCCCAACAAGTGGGGACTTGCCGGTGCCACGTTTGTAGAGTTAAGCACTGTACCACCTGATTTGTTGAAAGATGCGTTGACGGTAGCTTATGAGGGAAAAGCGTTAAAGCCGAAACGAGCAAAATGA
- a CDS encoding DUF1569 domain-containing protein: MIADFRKVDLDTLKDLPSGKTPLWGSMTLQHMVEHLTDTFRIGNGTMTVGVVTPEDKVEKLKRIALFSDREFQQNFKSPILPPEPIPYRTASMDDAVNTLKHEIEKFEQHYSTDKTRKENHPVFGALTYDEWEAYHNKHFTHHFKQFGLI; encoded by the coding sequence ATGATTGCTGATTTCAGAAAAGTTGACTTGGATACGCTAAAAGACCTCCCTTCAGGAAAAACACCGCTGTGGGGCAGTATGACGCTGCAACACATGGTGGAACATCTTACGGATACCTTCAGGATTGGCAACGGAACAATGACCGTGGGTGTAGTGACTCCCGAAGACAAGGTTGAAAAACTAAAACGGATTGCCTTGTTCAGCGATCGTGAGTTTCAGCAAAACTTTAAATCACCCATTTTACCTCCCGAACCTATCCCCTACCGCACGGCAAGCATGGATGATGCGGTGAATACTTTAAAACACGAGATTGAAAAGTTTGAGCAGCATTACTCAACTGATAAAACAAGAAAAGAAAACCACCCTGTGTTTGGTGCGTTAACTTACGATGAATGGGAGGCTTACCACAACAAGCACTTCACCCACCATTTCAAACAATTCGGATTGATATAA